The proteins below are encoded in one region of Dasypus novemcinctus isolate mDasNov1 chromosome 13, mDasNov1.1.hap2, whole genome shotgun sequence:
- the LOC101435265 gene encoding late cornified envelope protein 1F-like translates to MSCQQSQQQCQPPPQCPTPKCPPKCPPKCPPKAPVSSCCGVSSGGCCSSGGCCSSGGCCSSGGCCSSGSGGCCLSHHRRRRSHRHRRQSSDCCGHPSGGSSCCGGGSSCCGGGNSQSSGGCC, encoded by the coding sequence ATGTCCTGCCAGCAGAGCCAGCAGCAgtgccagcccccaccccagtgcCCCACCCCTAAATGCCCCCCCAAATGCCCTCCTAAGTGCCCCCCCAAGGCTCCAGTCTCTTCCTGCTGTGGCGTCAGCTCCGGGGGCTGCTGTAGCTCTGGGGGCTGCTGTAGCTCTGGAGGTTGCTGCAGCTCTGGGGGCTGCTGCAGCTCTGGGAGTGGTGGCTGCTGCCTGAGCCACCACAGGCGCCGCAGATCCCACCGCCACAGGCGCCAGAGCTCCGACTGCTGTGGCCACCCCTCAGGGGGCTCCAGCTGCTGTGGAGGGGGCTCCAGCTGCTGTGGAGGGGGCAACAGTCAGTCCTCTGGAGGCTGCTGCTGA
- the LOC101434826 gene encoding late cornified envelope protein 1F-like has protein sequence MSCQQSQQQCQPPPKCPPKCPPKCPPQAPVSSCCGVSSGGCCSSGGCCGPSSGGCCSSGGGGCCLSHHRRRRSHRHRRQSSDCCGHPSGGSSCCGGGSSCCGEGSGQYSGGCC, from the coding sequence ATGTCCTGCCAGCAGAGCCAGCAGCAATGCCAGCCCCCACCCAAGTGCCCTCCCAAATGCCCTCCTAAGTGTCCCCCCCAGGCTCCAGTCTCTTCCTGCTGTGGTGTCAGCTCCGGGGGCTGCTGTAGCTCTGGAGGTTGCTGTGGTCCCAGTTCTGGGGGCTGCTGCAGCTCTGGGGGTGGCGGCTGCTGCCTGAGCCACCACAGGCGCCGCAGATCCCACCGCCACAGGCGCCAGAGCTCCGACTGCTGTGGCCACCCCTCGGGAGGCTCCAGCTGCTGTGGAGGGGGCTCCAGCTGCTGTGGAGAGGGCAGCGGCCAGTACTCTGGGGGCTGCTGCTAA